In one window of Paraflavitalea soli DNA:
- the gap gene encoding type I glyceraldehyde-3-phosphate dehydrogenase, protein MSTVKVAINGFGRIGRLVYRQIYKMDGIDVVAINDLTSPKVLAHLLKYDSAQGRFDADVKASENSIIVNGDEVKIYAQKNPAEIPWGEHGVDVVLECTGFFTDKDKAAAHLTAGAKRVVISAPATGDLKTIVFNVNHNILDGSETIISCASCTTNCLAPMAHTLDKDFGIVNGLMTTIHAYTNDQNTQDAPHPKGDLRRARAAAQNIVPNSTGAAKAIGLVLPALKGKLDGSAQRVPTITGSLTELTAIVSKKTTVAELNAAMKAAANESFGYTEDEIVSTDIIGSTFGSLFDATQTRVQTVGDSQLVRVVSWYDNEMSYVSQLVRTVKYFAGLISK, encoded by the coding sequence ATGAGCACAGTTAAAGTGGCCATCAACGGGTTCGGACGTATCGGCCGGTTGGTATATCGCCAGATCTACAAAATGGACGGGATTGATGTAGTAGCAATTAACGATCTCACCAGCCCCAAGGTGTTGGCTCACCTCCTCAAATACGACAGCGCACAAGGTCGTTTTGATGCTGATGTAAAAGCTTCTGAAAACTCTATCATAGTAAATGGCGACGAAGTAAAGATCTATGCCCAAAAGAACCCCGCTGAAATTCCCTGGGGAGAACATGGCGTAGACGTAGTACTCGAGTGTACCGGCTTCTTCACCGATAAAGACAAAGCCGCCGCTCACCTTACTGCCGGCGCTAAGAGAGTAGTGATCTCTGCACCTGCCACAGGTGATCTGAAAACCATCGTTTTCAATGTTAACCACAATATCCTCGACGGTTCTGAAACCATCATCAGCTGCGCTTCCTGCACTACCAACTGCCTGGCGCCGATGGCTCATACCCTCGACAAAGACTTTGGTATCGTGAACGGTCTCATGACCACCATCCACGCTTATACCAACGACCAGAATACACAGGATGCACCACACCCCAAAGGCGACCTGCGCCGGGCCCGTGCCGCTGCACAGAACATCGTTCCCAACAGCACCGGCGCTGCCAAAGCAATTGGCCTCGTATTACCAGCGTTGAAAGGTAAACTGGACGGTTCTGCACAACGCGTTCCTACCATTACCGGTTCTTTAACTGAATTAACAGCCATCGTTTCCAAAAAGACGACCGTTGCTGAATTGAACGCCGCTATGAAAGCTGCTGCCAACGAAAGCTTTGGTTATACAGAAGACGAGATCGTGAGCACCGACATCATCGGTTCTACTTTCGGTTCTTTATTCGATGCCACCCAAACCCGTGTACAAACAGTAGGTGACTCCCAACTGGTACGCGTAGTAAGCTGGTACGATAATGAAATGAGCTACGTGAGCCAACTGGTGCGTACTGTAAAGTACTTTGCCGGCCTCATCAGCAAATAA
- a CDS encoding nucleotidyl transferase AbiEii/AbiGii toxin family protein: protein MIKEWLESYKPANREEATAALREIMQEVALAGLYRSAFFEKAAFYGGTALRIFYGLNRFSEDLDFSLLAANPDFSFQPYMEAIITEFNAQGMQVSVKEKSKTVQTNVESAFLKSETIWKELVLDGILPEQGMGEVARIKIKIEVDKLPPLGFETEEKLLTRPFSFYVKCFSLPDLFAGKMHALLFRKWQNNVKGRDWYDMEWYIKRGTPLNLSHFLLRAKASGDWKNDTINEIEFRNLLQQKIDVVNMDRIKDDIRRFIPNPQQLSIWSPKYFHDLAANLKIEG from the coding sequence ATGATAAAAGAATGGCTCGAATCGTACAAGCCCGCCAACAGAGAGGAAGCAACGGCAGCATTAAGGGAAATTATGCAGGAGGTGGCGCTTGCCGGTTTATATCGAAGTGCCTTCTTTGAGAAAGCGGCTTTTTACGGAGGTACTGCATTGCGCATATTTTATGGATTGAACCGGTTTTCAGAAGATCTTGATTTTTCTTTACTTGCCGCTAATCCGGATTTTTCCTTTCAACCTTATATGGAGGCAATCATTACGGAGTTTAATGCTCAGGGCATGCAGGTATCTGTAAAGGAAAAGAGTAAGACAGTGCAAACAAATGTAGAATCGGCATTTTTAAAATCAGAAACTATCTGGAAAGAGCTTGTACTTGATGGAATCCTTCCGGAACAGGGGATGGGTGAAGTAGCCAGGATAAAGATCAAGATAGAGGTAGATAAATTACCGCCATTAGGATTTGAAACAGAGGAAAAATTGTTAACAAGGCCATTCTCCTTTTATGTCAAATGTTTTTCTTTACCAGATTTGTTTGCCGGTAAAATGCATGCGCTGCTGTTTCGTAAGTGGCAAAATAACGTTAAGGGACGTGACTGGTATGATATGGAGTGGTATATTAAAAGGGGAACACCTTTAAATCTTTCCCATTTTTTATTAAGGGCCAAGGCGAGTGGCGATTGGAAGAATGATACAATCAATGAAATCGAGTTCAGGAACTTATTGCAACAAAAAATAGATGTAGTTAACATGGATCGAATCAAGGATGATATCCGACGTTTCATTCCCAATCCTCAACAACTATCCATTTGGTCGCCAAAATACTTTCATGACCTTGCAGCTAATTTAAAAATAGAAGGGTAG
- a CDS encoding type IV toxin-antitoxin system AbiEi family antitoxin domain-containing protein has translation MEITQSIQQYAAYPIPHHLMTWLLKEYKEPNDKIHYLVRNGILQSVKKGLYVAGPKITSLKPDPFLLANHILGPSYVSLESALSYYEMIPEKVYETTSVTVKASRSFATPLGRFSYTRLRLPYYSYGIRSVEISKQQRILMATAEKALFDKIITTAGVEFRSKASVLTYIENDLRLDTDRLKALDVSMMQEWINTSPKKASLSTLLETIRQL, from the coding sequence GTGGAAATCACTCAATCCATACAGCAATATGCGGCTTATCCTATTCCTCATCATCTGATGACATGGTTACTAAAGGAATACAAGGAACCCAATGACAAAATACATTATTTAGTCAGGAATGGCATTTTGCAATCTGTAAAGAAAGGACTGTATGTTGCAGGGCCAAAAATTACTTCCCTGAAGCCCGATCCGTTCCTGCTGGCTAACCATATCCTGGGGCCAAGTTATGTTTCACTGGAAAGTGCATTGTCGTACTATGAGATGATCCCGGAAAAGGTATATGAAACCACCTCAGTAACAGTGAAGGCAAGCCGAAGTTTTGCCACTCCATTGGGAAGGTTCAGCTATACGAGGTTGCGGTTACCTTATTACAGTTATGGAATACGAAGCGTGGAGATAAGCAAGCAACAGCGCATTCTTATGGCGACTGCTGAAAAAGCTCTTTTTGATAAGATCATTACTACAGCAGGAGTAGAATTTAGAAGTAAGGCAAGTGTACTCACTTATATAGAAAATGATTTGCGCCTGGACACCGACAGGTTAAAAGCACTTGATGTATCGATGATGCAGGAATGGATAAATACCTCACCTAAAAAGGCATCCTTATCTACTTTGTTAGAAACAATCAGGCAATTATGA